GGATCAACCCGGCCTCGATGGCCGAGGCCCTCGACAAGGCGGGCGTAGTGCTCGACAACATCCGCGACACCACCTTCGACCTGAAAAAGCTGTTCGCCTCGATCGCCGGCGAGGAGGGCGCCGAAACCGATCTGTCGCGCAGCATCACCAGCGTCCGCAACATCATGGCGGAAGTGGAAGGCGGCCGGGGCGTGCTGCACGATTTGATTTACGAGCCGACCAAGGCCGAAATCCTCACCAACATCGCCGCCACCACCCGCCGCATCAACACCGTCGTGGCGCGCATCGAGGAAGGCCCCGGCAACATCCACGAAATCGTCTACGGCCAGCAGGTCAAGGCGCTGATGGACAACCTCTCCACGACCAGCGAGGCGCTGCGCCAGGTGATGGTCGATCTCAAAGAGGAAAAGGGCCTGATCCACGGCCTGATCTACGATCCCGAAAAATACCAGATGCTCGAGGACCTGAAGATGTCGGCCGCCAATCTGGCGCGGATCACCGAACGCATGGACCAGGGCGAGGGCACCATCGGCGGCCTGCTGATCGACCCCACCATCTACGAGGATCTGAAAAAATTAACCGGCGAGGTCGAGCGCAACCGGGTGCTCAAGACTTATATTCGTTACGTGGTCCGCAAACGCGAAATGGATCTGGAGAAGAGCATGGAGCCGCCGCCCAATCCGCCGGCCGATTCGACCCCGGTGCCCGACGGCGGCGCCACCGCGCCGTGAGATGACGACGAAGATTCCGCAACCTGGTTACGAGCTGCTATTCCGGCCGCGGCTGGTGTCGATCCGCAACGCCTTTCAGCGCGGCGCCAAATGGGACCGCCTGAAAATCTATTTTTTCGGCGGGCTGACGCTGCTGTTCTGGATCGGGCTGCTGATCGCCGGCATCCTGCTGCTCGGGCGGCTGGCCGCCGAACAGCCCTTCGGCCCCCTGCTCATCCATAAGCTGCTCGGCTTTCTGTTCATGCTTTTTTTCGCCGTCCTGACGTTTTCCAATATCGTGGCCAGCCTGAGCAACCTCTACCTGGCCGACGACCTGTACCTTTACGTCAGCGCGCCGATCCGGGTCGACCGGCTGTTTCTGTCGCGCTCGCTCGCGGCCGGGGCGCAGTCGGGTTGGATGGTGATGCTCTTCGCCCTCCCGATCTGGATGGCGGCGGGAATCGTTTTCGACAGCCCCCTTTGGTATTACCCCTGGATGATCCTGGTCATGGCGGTGTTCCTGCTGCTGCCGGCGGCGCTCGGCTCGCTGGTTACGACGCTGCTGGTCCGGGCGTTTCCGGCCCGCAAGGCGCAGGACGTGCTGGTGATCCTGTCGATCGGCCTGGTGGTGGTGTTTTACTTTCTCGTCCGCTTTTTGCAGCCCGAGCAACTGTTCAACCCCGATCTGTTCCACGGCTTCACCGAATATTTCGCCACGCTGCGCGCCCCGAATTCGCCGCTGATTCCGTCGGTCTGGGCCGCGGAAGCGCTGTGGGGCGGGTTGAACGGCAAGCTGGACGCCAACGTGTGGCTGCTGACGGCCTACGGCCTGTTTTCGGGCCTTGCCGGCCTGGCCGTCACCGCCTGGGCCGCCGAGCGCTGGTATCCGGACGCCTTCAGCAAGGCGCAGGAAGGCCGGCAGGCGCGGTTCACCAAAGCGGTCGGCGCCAACCGGTTTTTCGAGGCGCTGGTTTTCACCGCGCGGCCGCTGCGCCGGATGATCATGGTCAAGGATCTGAAAACCTTTTTCCGCGAAACCACCCAGTGGACGCAATTGCTGTTGCTGCTGGCGCTGGTGGTCGTGTACCTGTTCAACTTCAAGGTGCTGCCGCTCGATCGCTTTGGCCTGAATTTCTACCAGCGCAGCCTGATCGTTTTCGTCAACCTCGTGCTGGCCGGCTTCGTGCTGTCGGCGGTCAGCGTGCGTTTCGTGCTGCCCGCCATTTCCACCGAGGGCCGCGCCTTCTGGATTCTGCGCGCGGCGCCGATCCGCCTGCGCGACGTGGTGCTGGCCAAGTTCGCCCTGCTGACGCTGCCAATTCTGGCCATCGGCCAGGCCCTGGTGGTCATCAGCAACTACTACCTGGGGACGCACTGGTTTCTGATGGTTTACAGCGCCGGCCTGATGGCCTGCCTGTCGCTCGCCATCACTGCGCTGGCGATCGGCGTCGGGGCCGTCATGCCTTCCTTCAACGAACGCAACGTCGCCAAGATGGCCACCGGCGCCAGTTCGATCGTCTACATGGTCGCCGCGATGTTTTACATCATTCTGGTGGTGGCACTGTCGTTCGTGCCGGGCAAGGATGGCCTGCTGGCCGTGCTGTCGCACCAATCGCTCACCGGCCGGCAATGGCTGACGGCGGGCGTCGCCGGCGCGATTTTCCTCGCCTCGCTGATCGCCGTCATCGTGCTGCCCCTGCGCCTGGGCATCCGTGCGCTGGAAAAACGGGAAATCTGATCCGCCGCCGGTGGAAACCGGGGCGGCGATGGGTTATAAGGTTCGGATGAAGCGCTGGCGCCTTTTCCTCACCATGGCCTTTCTGGCGTTCGCCGCGACGTGGGTCCGGGCGGCGGAAGGCCCGGTGTCGCTGCCGAAAAAAACCGTTTCCAGTCTGCTGGCTTTCGATTTTCGACCCGAACGCAACGTCGTTTTCCACACCCCGGACGCGCCGGAAGCGGCGTACCGACTGGCGCAGACGCTGCTGCTCGAACTCGATTACCTGCCCACGGCCGAAACGGTGGCGCGCGGCGATTTGATCGGCCCGTTGGTTTCGAAACACACGTTCGGTCAAGGGCAGTTGCTCGAGGCGGCGGCCGTTCGGCTGCGGCCGGTCGACGGCGGCACGGAACTGACGATCCGCGGTTTGTTCGTGGTGCCGGCCAGTAAATACCTGTTTGATCAAAGCGAGCGGCCGACTTCGCGATTTATCCGTGATTTCCCCCAACTGTTCGCGGCCAAGAAAAAACTGGTCGAGGCGACCGGCGAGACGAGCATCCATACCCTGATCGCCCAGGCCAAGGACAATCTGGCCGCCCGGCGCGACCTGGAAAAAACCCTGGACCTGCTGAACTTGATCGAAGCGGCGACCCGCTCTCGTTGCCTGGCCGGCCGGCAGGCGCGCGAACTCAAGCACGCGGCCGAGGCGGAGTCGCTTCGCAAGCAAAAGTTGAGCGACGCGGTGGAGGAGCAAAAAGCGCAGATCGACGCGGCGATGCGGGCGAACGATTGGCTGGCGGCCCATACGGCGGCGGATCGGCTGCGGCATATTCTGCTCGAAAATCAGGTGCCGGCCGACGATCCGTTGGCTCTCGAAGCCGCAAAAACCCTGGAAAAATGCCGGGGGCGGCTGGCCGGCCGCGGCACCCTGATCGCCTTTCAACCGCAAACCGCGCCGGCCGACGGCAACGACATCGCCGTCGGCTTCACCGTTCTGAACGTCGGCAACCGGCCGATCGCCTCGTTCAAGGTCCTG
This DNA window, taken from Myxococcales bacterium, encodes the following:
- a CDS encoding MCE family protein → MPLPRSSEIKVGLFALVVLVAFLASIVVLTSKTSLFRESIDLRTSFKDIAGLIEGSEVRLSGVTVGFVNQIQFSPEKGDPTVFVSFNLDDRGIDRVMKDSKVTISSLGLLGKKYLEIMPGTLAAGRVENDDFLEGINPASMAEALDKAGVVLDNIRDTTFDLKKLFASIAGEEGAETDLSRSITSVRNIMAEVEGGRGVLHDLIYEPTKAEILTNIAATTRRINTVVARIEEGPGNIHEIVYGQQVKALMDNLSTTSEALRQVMVDLKEEKGLIHGLIYDPEKYQMLEDLKMSAANLARITERMDQGEGTIGGLLIDPTIYEDLKKLTGEVERNRVLKTYIRYVVRKREMDLEKSMEPPPNPPADSTPVPDGGATAP